The Pan paniscus chromosome 1, NHGRI_mPanPan1-v2.0_pri, whole genome shotgun sequence genome has a segment encoding these proteins:
- the LOC129397817 gene encoding uncharacterized protein LOC129397817 yields the protein MHGYRSLILTPLPAPPATRLMPGERYNGSTRKGEAGWTGLRVLRIDFQEEIGGRERAARASAGLPLGQPNSNSRAPLTRGSLRLQHPHPDWRRKANRSSKLGTEAHCSLLRLLPPSASAPRGRAVWRGGRAGTGAEGSGYPGRRGPRPAASGSSAAESAREAAPQLPVNIFPQFPTRRSSREVFHTHAHTPRPHAPLRKKNRESERKGWWKQKPDRGAQTWESLRSDGRVGAGGAKPTQFVRRSPAAPRAPGRNSIPRADPAAWGGRRRRPLLTFRISRPGLRGGRCPKEGWRRRLGLGEAKRSREEPRHTQQRRGDAPQQSQGILWVLLRHPGWNAVLPSQLTITSTSLGSNDPPTHPPQRSWDHRHVSPGWVSFCIFGRDRVSPCA from the exons atgcatGGCTACCGGAGCCTCATCCTAACCCCCTTGCCAGCGCCCCCGGCAACTAGACTGATGCCTGGAGAGCGTTACAATGGCTCCACGAGAAAAGGAGAAGCCGGCTGGACCGGACTCAGAGTTCTGCGGATCGATTTCCAAGAGGAGATTGGGGGGAGGGAGCGAGCAGCCCGAGCAAGCGCGGGTCTCCCCCTGGGCCAGCCGAACAGCAACAGCCGAGCCCCATTAACCCGCGGCTCCCTGCGCCTCCAGCATCCACACCCGGACTGGAGGCGCAAAGCAAACAGGTCTTCGAAGCTGGGCACAGAGGCACATTGTTCGCTCCTGCGGCTCTTACCTCCGTCTGCGAGCGCGCCCCGAGGGAGGGCCGTCTGGCGCGGGGGCCGCGCGGGGACAGGCGCGGAGGGCAGCGGCTACCCCGGCCGGAGGGGGCCGAGGCCGGCCGCGAGCGGGTCCTCGGCCGCCGAGTCCGCGCGGGAGGCAGCGCCGCAGCTCCCCG TCAACATTTTCCCGCAGTTTCCCACACGCCGCTCTTCGAGAGAGGTCtttcacacacacgcacacacccccaGACCGCACGctcccttaagaaaaaaaaatcgggAATCAGAGCGAAAGGGGTGGTGGAAGCAAAAGCCTGACAGAGGTGCGCAGACTTGGGAGTCCCTTCGAAGCGACGGGCGGGTGGGCGCCGGCGGCGCGAAGCCAACTCAGTTTGTCAGGCGAAGCCCCGCAGCCCCCCGAGCGCCCGGCCGGAATAGCATCCCTCGCGCCGACCCTGCGGCCTGGGGCGGGAGGCGGCGGCGACCCCTCCTCACATTTCGGATCTCCCGGCCGGGGCTGAGAGGTGGCCGCTGCCCCAAGGAAGGCTGGCGGCGCAGACTCGGGCTCGGGGAAGCAAAGAGGAGCCGGGAAGAGCCACGCCACACACAGCAGCGGAGGGGAGATGCCCCCCAACAATCCCAAGGAATTCTCTG ggtcttgctgcgtcacccaggctggaatgcagtgttgccatctcagctcaccataacctccacctccctgggctcaaatgatcctcccacccatCCTCCAcaaagaagctgggaccacaggcatgtgtcaccaggctgggttagtttttgtatttttggcagagacagggtttcaccatgtgcctAG